In the Colletotrichum lupini chromosome 1, complete sequence genome, one interval contains:
- a CDS encoding pectin lyase produces MRSALLSVALAAFAPLALAADAVSGAAEGFAKGTTGGGSATPVYPSTTSELVSYLTDSSARVIVLTKTFDFRNTEGTTTATGCAPWGTGSACQTAINKDNWCTNYQPNAPKVSTTYDNAGLNPIKLGSNKSLIGQGSKGVIIGKGLRITGGAKNIIIQNIHITNLNPKYVWGGDAITLDGSDLVWIDHVKTSLIGRQHIVLGNGASNRVTISNNEIDGSSSWSATCDGHHYWGLYFTGSNDMVTFKKNYVHHTSGRAPKVAGNTLLHAVNNYWYDNSGHAFEADAGSKIVAEGNIFQNVVAAYQTGLAGQVFASPDSTTNAKCSTNLGHACQLNAYGSSGTLVGSHTSILANFAGKNVASAGTANDAKAVATSAGFGKL; encoded by the exons ATGAGATCTGCTCTTCTCTCCGTGGCACTGGCTGCCTTCGCCCCCTTGGCTCTCGCAGCCGACGCCGTCTCTGGCGCCGCTGAGGGCTTCGCCAAGGGAACCACCGGTGGTGGTAGCGCCACTCCCGTCTACCCTTCCACCACCTCCGAGCTCGTCTCCTACCTCACCGACTCCTCCGCCCGCGTCATCGTCTTGACCAAGACCTTTGATTTCCGCAACACTGAGGGTACCACCACTGCCACCGGCTGCGCTCCTTGGGGTACTGGCTCTGCTTGCCAGACTGCCATCAACAAGGACAACTGGTGCACCAACTACCAGCCCAACGCCCCCAAGGTCTCCACGAC CTACGACAACGCTGGCCTGAACCCCATCAAGCTCGGTTCCAACAAGTCCCTCATCGGACAGGGCAGCAAGGGTGTCATCATTGGCAAGGGTCTCCGCATCACCGGCGGCGCCAAGAACATCATCATCCAG AACATCCACATCACCAACCTGAACCCCAAGTACGTCTGGGGTGGTGATGCCATCACTCTCGACGGCTCCGACCTCGTCTGGATCGACCACGTCAAGACCTCCCTGATCGGCCGCCAGCACATCGTCCTCGGCAACGGCGCCTCCAACCGTGTCACCATCTCCAACAACGAGATTGACGGCTCGTCCTCCTGGTCCGCCACCTGCGACGGTCACCACTACTGGGGACTCTACTTCACCGGCAGCAACGACATGGTCACCTTCAAGAAGAACTACGTCCACCACACCTCTGGCAGAGCCCCCAAGGTCGCCGGTAACAC TCTCCTCCACGCCGTCAACAACTACTGGTACGACAACTCCGGCCACGCGTTCGAGGCCGACGCCGGTTCCAAGATCGTCGCCGAGGGCAACATCTTCCAGAACGTCGTCGCCGCCTACCAGACCGGTCTCGCCGGCCAGGTCTTCGCCTCCCCCGACTCCACCACCAACGCAAAGTGCTCCACCAACCTCGGCCACGCCTGCCAGCTCAACGCCTACGGCTCCAGCGGCACCCTGGTCGGCTCCCACACCTCCATCCTCGCCAACTTCGCCGGCAAGAACGTCGCTTCTGCCGGCACCGCCAACGACGCCAAGGCTGTTGCCACCAGCGCCGGCTTCGGCAAGCTCTAA
- a CDS encoding succinate-semialdehyde dehydrogenase, with protein sequence MASAHQLKDASLLKTSCYVNGQWIGAKSEKVFSVENPSTLTEVAKCPEFDEADTEASILAAHDAFKSFRKTPARARARLLRKWFDLMMENADDLAKIITLENGKPLADAKTEVGYAASFFEWFSEEAPRIYGDTIQASNPSCRLVTLKEPIGVCGPIAPWNFPAAMITRKVGPALAAGCTVVVKAPAEAPLTALALAELAHRAGIPAGVVNIITALDNTISVGKVLTTHPVIKKVSFTGSTGVGKLLMNQCSSTLKKLSFELGGNAPFIVFEDADLDAALKGLIASKFRISGQTCVCANRILVHSSVYDKFSQMVVDAIKTFTVGDGFAETTTHGPLIHNRAVAKVDEHVKDAVAKGARVLLGGKPLTELGSNYFDLTVLADMKPGMKICSEETFGPVAALFAFDTEEQAVELANDADVGLAGYFFSKDVSRCWRVAEALEVGMVGVNIGAISDPAAPFGGVKQSGFGREGSKYGIDEFLVTKMVMTGIE encoded by the exons ATGGCATCAGCACATCAA TTGAAAGATGCTTCCCTGCTGAAGACATCATGCTACGTCAACGGGCAATGGATTGGCGCCAAATCTGAGAAAGTATTCTCAGTCGAGA ACCCTTCAACCCTCACCGAGGTAGCAAAGTGTCCCGAGTTCGACGAAGCCGACACCGAAGCATCCATCCTCGCCGCCCACGATGCCTTCAAATCCTTCCGCAAGACCCCGGCACGCGCCAGGGCGCGCCTCCTTCGGAAATGGTTCGACCTCATGATGGAAAACGCCGACGACCTCGCCAAGATCATCACTCTGGAGAACGGCAAGCCTCTGGCCGACGCAAAGACGGAAGTCGGCTACgccgcctcctttttcgaGTGGTTCTCCGAGGAGGCGCCCCGGATCTACGGCGACACCATCCAGGCGAGTAACCCAAGCTGCCGCCTCGTCACTCTCAAGGAGCCTATCGGCGTTTGCGGCCCCATCGCGCCGTGGAACTTCCCTGCGGCCATGATTACACGCAAGGTCGGCCCCGCGCTGGCGGCCGGGTGTACCGTCGTCGTCAAGGCACCGGCCGAGGCACCCCTGACGGCGCTGGCTCTCGCCGAGCTTGCTCATCGCGCGGGTATCCCCGCGGGCGTGGTGAACATCATCACGGCCCTGGATAACACCATTTCCGTAGGGAAAGTGCTGACGACGCACCCGGTCATCAAGAAAGTGTCCTTCACCGGCTCGACGGGCGTCGGAAAGCTGCTGATGAACCAATGCTCCTCAACACTCAAGAAGTTGTCCTTTGAGCTCGGCGGCAACGCCCCCTTCATCGTCTTCGAAGACGCCGATCTAGACGCGGCGCTCAAGGGCCTCATCGCGTCCAAGTTCAGAATCTCGGGCCAGACGTGCGTGTGCGCCAACCGGATCCTGGTCCACAGCAGCGTGTACGACAAGTTCTCGCAGATGGTCGTGGACGCCATCAAGACCTTTACCGTCGGCGACGGGTTCGCCGAGACGACGACGCACGGCCCGCTCATCCACAACCGCGCCGTCGCCAAGGTCGACGAGCACGTCAAGGATGCCGTCGCCAAGGGCGCGCGGGTGCTTCTCGGCGGCAAGCCCCTGACCGAGCTGGGGTCCAACTACTTTGACCTCACCGTACTGGCGGACATGAAGCCCGGCATGAAGATCTGCTCCGAGGAGACGTTTGGGCCCGTGGCGGCGTTGTTTGCATTTGATACCGAGGAGCAGGCCGTCGAGCTTGCCAACGATGCGGACGTTGGTCTTGCGGGGTATTTCTTCAGCAAGGACGTGTCGCGGTGCTGGCGTGTGGCGGAGGCGCTCGAGGTTGGCATGGTTGGCGTAAACATTG GAGCCATCAGTGATCCCGCCGCGCCCTTTGGTGGCGTGAAGCAGAGCGGATTTGGCCGCGAAGGAAGCAAGTACGGCATTGACGAGTTTTTGGTCACCAAGATGGTAATGACTGGTATTGAATAA
- a CDS encoding 4-aminobutyrate aminotransferase produces the protein MASKLAAVRYRCRLSDTGVGTTIVVLKNRPILYTKTLAPERLNAQYLAGFTLTPWPGPGWGAGSGPAGSCPAPTRRRGERKLSGVTTDDKYSISQHLTMGFCIKQASRLSCSDQYQTFKMPAVIEHSVTTEVPGPISKASAKKLDTFFDARAVHFVVDYDKSSGNYIVDVDGNKYLDVYSQIASIPVGYNNPTLIEAAKSPEMVSALVNRPAIGNFPSGAWHDLLQNGLMKAAPEGLNHIFTAQSGSEANELAYKAAFMLYRRRERGEAEWSHEEIHSCLHNTTPGSPELAIMSFKNSFHGRGFGSLSTTRSKAVHKLDIPSFNWPQASFPALKYPLDKYAAENEAEEKRCLKEVEELIQSWHCPVAAVIVEPIQSEGGDNHASPAFFQGLRDITQKHAVVMIVDEVQTGFGATGKFWGHAHWNLTSPPDIVTFSKKAQTAGYYFGDRMLVPDKAYRQFNTWMGDAARVIVCKAVIDEIREKKLVEQTARVGEVLYAEMEKLAQKYPDHVMNLRGKGQGTYVAFDTQSAAAVTSSMKRLGVNIGACGKETIRLRPMLIFEEAHVPILISAFEKTFSSFMDLQLRRADDGLENGTYLLNLLIVNSQTEWGNLMADSGNMTSSPVPIQDPLPTIFVRQMASRRGPAAGSLSCKNREIPAVSIFGASPSRDWSPRRVIRIRFVGSARAAGWGNKDRRGMTHAVVHSYLSPFFLDNGLFSMAEKFVMVSYKPSRPGSQSRKLTLPKKRFFTHLIKITSKHVVFDIVGTCMSYDAIPRAIETRLGPKLAEHNIKPALLSFAWIEAAEREYTYLSIQGRYRRFYDIFRSLFYRMLFQAGVPEPRKLATDDDVAYIMDRFLELEARPGTKECFTLLREAGFTVWAFTAGDAKRVGGYFAKAGIDMPAENLKSCDADGIGKPDPRAYKPVLESFGGEEAWFAAAHMWDASAAKGCGFKGAWCAVYEGEPCTDLFGEMDVMATELPDMARKIIAASEGAAAA, from the exons ATGGCGTCAAAGTTGGCGGCAGTGCGATATCGTTGTCGCCTGTCTGATACCGGTGTGGGAACGACAATTGTGGTTTTGA AAAATAGACCAATTCTGTACACTAAAACTCTCGCCCCAGAACGCCTCAATGCACAAT ATTTGGCGGGGTTCACTCTTACGCCTTGGCCTGGGCCCGGATGGGGCGCCGGTTCGGGACCGGCCGGCTCGTGCCCGGCTCCCACACGCAGAAGGGGCGAACGGAAGCTTTCGGGCGTCACCACGGACGATAAATACTCGATCTCCCAACACTTGACGATGGGTTTTTGTATCAAGCAAGCTTCAAGA CTCAGTTGCTCAGATCAATACCAGACCTTCAAGATGCCCGCTGTCATTGAGCACTCGGTCACTACGGAGGTCCCTGGACCTATCTCCAAGGCCAGCGCAAAGAAGCTCGATACCTTCTTTGACGCCCGCGCCGTTCACTTCGTCGTCGACTACGACAAGAGTTCCGGAAACTA CATCGTCGACGTTGACGGCAACAAGTACCTCGATGT TTACTCCCAGATCGCCTCCATCCCGGTAGGCTACAACAACCCCACCCTCATCGAGGCCGCCAAGTCCCCCGAGATGGTCTCCGCCCTCGTCAATAGACCCGCCATCGGCAACTTCCCCTCGGGCGCCTGGCACGACCTCCTCCAGAACGGCCTCATGAAGGCCGCCCCGGAGGGACTCAACCACATCTTCACCGCCCAGTCCGGCTCCGAGGCCAACGAGCTGGCCTACAAGGCCGCCTTCATGCTCTACCGCCGCCGCGAGCGCGGCGAGGCCGAGTGGTCGCACGAGGAGATCCACTCGTGCCTGCACAACACCACCCCCGGTTCCCCCGAGCTGGCCATCATGAGCTTCAAGAACTCCTTCCACGGCCGCGGCTTCGGCAGCTTGTCCACCACGCGCAGCAAGGCCGTGCACAAGCTCGATATCCCCTCGTTCAACTGGCCCCAGGCTTCGTTCCCGGCGCTCAAGTACCCCCTGGACAAGTACGCGGCCGAGAACGAGGCCGAGGAGAAGCGCTGCCTGAAGGAGGTGGAGGAGCTGATTCAGAGCTGGCACTGCCCCGTTGCTGCTGTTATCGTTGAGCCTATCCAGTCCGAGGGCGGTGATAACCACGCTTCCCCTGCCTTTTTCCAAGGTCTGCGCGACATTACGCAGAAGCATGCTGTTGTCATGATTGTCGATGAGGTCCAGACTG GCTTCGGCGCTACTGGCAAGTTCTGGGGCCACGCTCACTGGAACCTCACCTCCCCTCCCGACATCGTCACCTTCTCCAAGAAGGCCCAGACTGCCGGCTACTACTTTGGCGACCGCATGCTGGTCCCCGACAAGGCTTACCGCCAGTTCAACAC CTGGATGGGTGATGCCGCCCGCGTCATCGTCTGCAAGGCAGTCATTGACGAGATCCGCGAGAAGAAGCTCGTGGAGCAGACC GCTCGCGTTGGTGAAGTCCTCTACGCCGAGATGGAGAAGCTCGCCCAAAAGTACCCCGACCACGTCATGAACCTTCGCGGCAAGGGCCAGGGCACCTACGTCGCCTTCGACACCCAGAGCGCGGCTGCCGTCACGAGCTCGATGAAGCGCCTCGGCGTCAACATTGGCGCTTGCGGCAAGGAGACCATCCGTCTCCGCCCCATGCTCATCTTTGAGGAGGCGCATG TGCCCATTTTGATCTCTGCATTTGAGAAGACCTTTTCTTCATT CATGGATTTACAGCTCCGACG AGCCGATGATGGCCTTGAAAACGGAACATATCTCCTCAACCTTCTCATAGTGAACTCTCAAACGGAATGGGGCAACTTG ATGGCTGACTCGGGTAATATGACAAGTTCTCC TGTACCCATTCAGGACCCCCTCCCCACGATCTTTGTCCGACAGATGGCTAGTCGG CGCGGCCCGGCGGCCGGTAGCTTATCATGCAAGAACCGGGAAATACCTGCGGTCTCTATTTTCGGGGCATCCCCCTCTCGGGACTGGTCGCCCCGTCGAGTGATACGCATCCGGTTCGTCGGATCCGCCAGAGCAGCCGGCTGGGGTAACAAGGATCGTCGCGGCATGACACATGCGGTGGTACACA GCTATCTATCACCTTTTTTTCTTGATAATGGTCTATTTTCAATGGCTGAAAAGTTCGTGATGGTCTCATATAAACCTTCAAGACCAGGTTCGCAATCACGCAAACTCACCTTACCCAAAAAGAGGTTCTTCACACACTTAATCAAAATCACTTC GAAACACGTCGTCTTCGACATCGTAGGCACCTGCATGTCCTACGACGCCATCCCCCGCGCCATCGAAACCCGTCTCGGCCCCAAACTCGCAGAACACAACATCAAGCCCGCCCTCCTCAGCTTCGCCTGGATCGAGGCCGCCGAGCGCGAGTACACTTACCTCTCCATCCAAGGCCGCTACCGCCGCTTCTACGACATCTTCCGCAGCCTCTTCTACCGCATGCTCTTCCAAGCCGGCGTCCCCGAACCGCGCAAACTCGCCACCGACGACGACGTAGCCTACATCATGGACCGCTTCCTCGAGCTCGAGGCCCGGCCCGGCACAAAGGAGTGCTTCACGCTGCTGCGAGAGGCCGGCTTCACAGTCTGGGCCTTCACGGCGGGCGACGCGAAGCGCGTGGGCGGGTACTTTGCCAAGGCGGGCATCGACATGCCCGCGGAGAACCTCAAGAGCTGCGACGCGGACGGCATCGGCAAGCCGGACCCCAGGGCGTACAAGCCCGTGCTGGAGAGCTTTGGCGGGGAGGAGGCGTGGTTCGCGGCGGCGCACATGTGGGATGCGTCGGCGGCCAAGGGGTGCGGGTTCAAGGGGGCGTGGTGCGCCGTGTACGAGGGGGAGCCGTGTACGGATTTGTTTGGTGAGATGGATGTCATGGCGACCGAGTTGCCGGACATGGCGCGGAAGATTATAGCCGCTTCGGAGGGGGCGGCCGCGGCGTAA
- a CDS encoding FAD dependent oxidoreductase superfamily protein yields MGPMPDASYLGFPASSASYQPQLSFNGTEARKKPAKSTSHPVTPHAMPAPKPANRTPVSNPVPSFWNAAPRPLDDHRTAPDLPAASDIVIVGAGFAGVATAYHILKDNPSPPSITILEARKVCSGASGRNGGHVKPDTYFQVPKYTKLFGPEQAAALAAFEASNVYAVKELVESEGLDCDFHLTRAIDVYLDPEHAKETEAAYRELVKAGVVNMKDVAFTPKKDAERVSGVKGAQCAFSFTAAHLWPAKMVHQLLDRLLKKGLNLQANTPVTSISSAPDAAGRWTIQTPRGAISAGTVVVATNGYTAQVLPQYEDRIVPVRGLCSRITTPGGPNGPHLVNTYGIRFDARNNDYLIPRADGSIVVGGARQMFWHKRGEWFDNVRDDELVKGASPYFDGYMQRHFRGWEESGATTERVWTGIMGYSSDFMPHLGGVPGKPGQYIIAGFSGHGMPEILLSSKGVAAMIRDGASFESTGLPRIMETSRARIERIDSPLEDGLKSLWEDDVKAKL; encoded by the exons ATGGGTCCCATGCCCGATGCATCCTATCTCGGGTTTCCGGCCTCCAGTGCTTCTTATCAGCCCCAATTGAGCTTCAACGGCAC GGAAGCCCGAAAGAAGCCTGCCAAGTCCACCTCTCATCCCGTCACACCCCATGCCATGCCCGCACCAAAGCCGGCAAACCGGACCCCGGTCTCCAACCCCGTCCCCTCCTTCTGGAACGCCGCCCCCCGCCCCCTCGACGACCACCGCACCGCCCCGGACCTCCCCGCCGCGAGCgacatcgtcatcgtcggcgCCGGCTTCGCGGGCGTCGCCACGGCCTACCACATCCTCAAGGACAACCCATCCCCGCCGTCCATCACCATCCTCGAGGCCAGGAAGGTGTGTTCCGGCGCCTCGGGTCGCAACGGCGGGCACGTCAAGCCCGACACGTATTTCCAGGTGCCAAAGTACACCAAGCTCTTTGGTCCCGAGCAGGCAGCCGCGTTGGCCGCGTTTGAGGCCTCGAATGTGTACGCCGTCAAGGAGCTCGTGGAGAGTGAGGGCTTAGATTGCGACTTCCACTTGACAAGGGCGATTGATGTGTATCTTGATCCGGAGCATGCCAAGGAGACTGAGGCTGCGTATCGGGAATTAGTGAAGGCGGGGGTCGTGAATATGAAGGATGTTGCTTTCACTCCAAAGAAGGATGCTGAAAGG GTCTCAGGAGTCAAGGGCGCTCAATGCGCCTTCTCTTTCACAGCAGCACATCTATGGCCAGCAAAAATGGTCCACCAGCTACTAGACCGCCTCCTCAAAAAGGGGTTGAACCTGCAAGCCAACACGCCAGTAACATCGATCTCATCAGCGCCCGACGCCGCCGGCCGCTGGACAATCCAGACCCCGCGCGGCGCCATCAGCGCCGGCACAGTCGTCGTAGCCACAAACGGCTACACAGCTCAAGTCCTCCCGCAATACGAAGACCGCATAGTCCCCGTCCGCGGCCTCTGCAGCCGCATCACCACCCCGGGGGGCCCCAACGGCCCGCACCTGGTCAACACGTACGGCATCCGCTTCGACGCGCGAAACAACGACTACCTCATCCCCCGGGCGGACGGGAGCATCGTCGTCGGCGGCGCGCGGCAGATGTTTTGGCATAAGCGCGGCGAGTGGTTCGACAACGTCCGGGACGACGAGCTAGTGAAGGGCGCGTCGCCGTACTTTGACGGGTACATGCAGAGGCACTTCCGCGGGTGGGAGGAGAGCGGCGCGACGACGGAGAGGGTGTGGACGGGCATCATGGGGTACAGCTCCGATTTCATGCCGCACCTGGGTGGTGTGCCTGGGAAGCCGGGGCAGTACATCATTGCCGGGTTTTCTGGCCACGGCATGCCGGAGATTCTGCTCTCGAGTAAAGGCGTGGCGGCCATGATTCGCGATGGGGCTTCATTTGAGAGCACGGGGCTGCCGAGGATCATGGAGACGTCGAGGGCGAGGATCGAGAGGATCGATAGCCCGCTCGAGGACGGACTCAAGTCCCTGTGGGAGGATGATGTGAAGGCGAAGCTTTGA
- a CDS encoding fungal specific transcription factor domain-containing protein produces MDPEDGLRLQRHKQRRVADKERKRAVRAYDEAHFSCFVIPPTFLSTVTDVGDSKKNATEESLAAGAPVCAGSASSSRPRREMSPDRKTRQDAQLSQRMSYMERLLAHYTGKSTLDAETLKTLTESVEKMKSPAGRPRTGPEGAVTGAGGGAGAGGGADVTMEPDVGAEAEVQSHSSDSFKVDEITVQPLENNITHYSGEFSHWNFSMRIKQWIEQCVNDAPDGPKTQFKEYYRPEELQSPSNTVASLSSLPPRYVADFLVQAFFNHAETSYFYVERHWLMDRLDLVYENSASLTRRDVGTVCMILIIFAIGTQYAYLDSRNERGGPPSAAADSSPFSEDTIGIMFYQQACRLVPDVITISSLESVQACLLIGLYTLPLDASGLSYVYLNLAVKLAIQNGMHRKHPGAAIDPVIRETRNRVWWTAYTTEKRIGIFHGRPVSIAASDVDAELPVDRPEIWPGSAPPNTAHMLATLQLNNALSRIAHQISLFKTFEKNEIPEGMAKLVEMKAQLHNWWNSLPEPTFIKDPTTGPAVFRPTMHLRLEYCLVRMFAGRPFIFPRESAHRGSTASSSGSPADSVAVTVVAGGGGPSSGGAGAGRATTSSSTGKTTHPRAVLVADCVDAALLVVETCRLLRNTVGLARASYTEFSSCRAALLVIITQCLQKKTDRLRDALREGMAMLREMSAGGESAKSEMSLIEAFERAISRLDMADESNGGGAGAGGGASGVKESDYARFKKWEMLWKTDTPAQGHGQGGDARSERDGLDAAGLPIPPHPAGIWRGGGHGHSSGGGGHVPPGAGRQGTASLPPAMPFFGLDGSLSPMPPALDEFSAMFGNGYVPGFEGMGGSVNGNWMGL; encoded by the exons ATGGATCCCGAGGACGGCTTGCGCCTGCAACGACACAAGCAGCGTCGCGTAGCGGATAAGGAGCGGAAGAGGGCAGTTCGAGCGTATGATGAAGCCCATTTCTCTTGTTTTGTTATTCCTCCCACGTTCCTGTCCA CTGTGACGGATGTCGGCGACTCAAAGAAAAATGCGACGGAGGAGTCCCTTGCCGCCGGTGCACCCGTCTGCGCCGGCAGTGCGAGTTCCTCACGCCCACGACGAGAGATGAGCCCGGATCGGAAAACTCGACAAG ACGCTCAGTTGAGCCAGAGAATGTCCTACATGGAGCGGCTCCTGGCGCACTACACCGGCAAGAGCACCCTTGACGCCGAGACTCTAAAGACCTTGACCGAGTCCGTGGAGAAGATGAAGTCGCCTGCTGGACGACCGCGCACCGGCCCGGAGGGCGCGGTGACCGGGGCCGGCggtggtgctggtgctggcgGTGGAGCGGATGTCACCATGGAGCCGGACGTCGGCGCCGAGGCAGAGGTGCAATCGCATAGCTCCGACTCTTTCAAGGTTGACGAGATAACGGTTCAGCCTCTGGAGAACAACATCACAC ATTACTCCGGCGAGTTCTCACACTGGAACTTCTCCATGCGGATAAAGCAATGGATCGAACAGTGTGTAAAC GACGCCCCGGATGGTCCAAAGACACAGTTCAAAGAATACTACCGCCCAGAAGAACTCCAGTCCCCCTCCAACACAGTAGCCTCCCTCTCCTCCCTCCCGCCCCGCTACGTCGCAGACTTCCTCGTCCAGGCCTTCTTCAATCATGCCGAGACGAGCTACTTTTACGTCGAGCGTCACTGGCTCATGGACAGGCTCGACCTCGTCTACGAGAACTCGGCCTCCCTGACGCGCCGCGACGTCGGCACCGTCTGCATGATCCTCATCATCTTCGCCATCGGTACGCAGTACGCCTACCTCGACTCCCGGAACGAGAGGGGCGGCCCACccagcgccgccgccgactcGAGCCCCTTTTCGGAGGACACCATCGGCATAATGTTCTATCAGCAGGCGTGCCGGCTGGTCCCCGACGTGATTACCATATCGTCGCTGGAGAGCGTTCAGGCGTGTTTGCTCATCGGCCTCTACACGTTACCACTCGACGCCTCGGGGCTGTCGTACGTTTACTTGAACCTGGCGGTCAAGCTCGCGATCCAAAATGGTATGCACCGGAAGCATCCCGGGGCCGCCATTGACCCTGTCATTCGTGAAACGAGGAACCGTGTCTGGTGGACGGCCTACACAACGGAAAA GCGAATCGGCATATTCCACGGCCGGCCAGTATCCATCGCAGCAAGCGACGTCGACGCCGAACTCCCAGTCGACAGACCAGAAATCTGGCCCGGCTCAGCACCGCCAAATACGGCACACATGCTAGCAACCCTCCAGCTCAACAACGCCCTCAGCAGAATAGCTCACCAAAT ATCCCTCTTCAAAACTTTTGAAAAGAACGAAATCCCAGAAGGCATGGCCAAGCTCGTCGAGATGAAGGCCCAACTCCACAACTGGTGGAACAGCCTCCCAGAACCAACCTTCATCAAGGACCCGACCACGGGCCCCGCCGTCTTCCGCCCGACAATGCACCTGAGGCTAGAATACTGCCTCGTCCGCATGTTCGCCGGCCGCCCCTTCATCTTCCCCCGCGAATCGGCCCACCGCGGCAGCACAGCAAGCTCCTCCGGATCCCCCGCGGACTCCGTCGCCGTCACAGTAGTcgcaggcggcggcggccccTCCTCCGGTGGTGCCGGTGCCGGCCGCGCCACAACAAGCAGCTCAACCGGCAAAACAACACACCCGCGCGCCGTCCTCGTAGCAGACTGCGTCGACGCCGCCCTCCTCGTCGTAGAGACCTGCCGCCTCCTCCGCAACACAGTCGGCCTCGCGCGCGCCTCGTACACGGAATTCTCCTCGTGCCGCGCCGCCCTGCTCGTCATCATCACGCAGTGCCTCCAGAAGAAGACGGACCGCCTCCGCGACGCTCTCAGAGAAGGCATGGCGATGCTGAGGGAGATGTCGGCGGGTGGGGAGTCGGCGAAATCGGAAATGTCTCTCATCGAGGCTTTTGAGCGCGCGATTTCGAGGCTGGATATGGCGGACGAGAGTAACGGTGGCGGGGCCGGCGCTGGTGGTGGCGCATCCGGGGTGAAGGAATCTGATTATGCGAGGTTTAAAAAGTGGGAGATGTTATGGAAGACGGATACGCCTGCGCAGGGCCACGGCCAGGGTGGTGATGCGAGGAGCGAGAGGGATGGACTTGACGCCGCGGGGCTGCCGATTCCGCCGCATCCCGCGGGCATATGGCGGGGGGGAGGACACGGGCACTCTAGTGGCGGAGGAGGACATGTTCCTCCCGGCGCGGGGAGGCAGGGTACGGCGTCGTTGCCGCCGGCGATGCCGTTTTTCGGGCTCGATGGGAGTCTATCGCCTATGCCGCCTGCGCTCGACGAGTTCTCGGCCATGTTCGGGAACGGATACGTGCCGGGTTTTGAAGGTATGGGCGGAAGTGTAAACGGGAATTGGATGGGTCTTTGA